In Aegilops tauschii subsp. strangulata cultivar AL8/78 chromosome 3, Aet v6.0, whole genome shotgun sequence, one genomic interval encodes:
- the LOC141043065 gene encoding uncharacterized protein encodes MARAVAGALNPTQKKFPAGRLVGGEKGPDSIPNSVLLSALPGNIYLHKLDQEIGRIRQKHEIPLVVKIRSVLLRIGRCIDDQEKYGKEASFNAPQDNRALIVGRVKSIQCKATFHSLVSSWHPPPTSTPRRRGDQKTPFIFPPSAALAAFLNKLSSLLCAAFLIEAAGLTPKAEFNGREGFNKNLAIRDLLKYCKRRGLLIELGGEAILVIRSERGLARKLAPFKSHSLLIRICYARYADDLLLGIVGAVFLLIEIQKRITHFLQSGLNLWVGSAGSTTIAAWSTVEFPGTVIQEVPPRMTPIQFLRELEKRLWVKHRIHITACHLRSAIHSKFRDLGYSIPIKELTKGMSGRGRLLDAVQLAETLGKDGLKSPQVSVLWGTVKHIRQRSRGISLLHSSGQSKLPSGVQQTVSQSSMSVLKKKLYTPFGRKAAGEGRGHWAGSFSSEFPIQIEAPIKKILRRLRDRGLVSRRRPRPIHVASLTNVSDRDIVNWSAGIAISPLSYYRCCDNLYQVRTIVNYQFRWSAIFTLAHKHKSSAQNIILKYPKDSHIVNQEGGKTLAEFPNSIELGKLGLGQDSNNNEALNYMFNK; translated from the exons atGGCGCGGGCGGTGGCCG GGGCGCTCAACCCCACTCAGAAAAAGTTTCCCGCCGGACGACTCGTAGGGGGTGAAAAGGGCCCTGACTCCATCCCAAATAGTGTACTACTATCAGCCCTACCAGGCAATATCTACCTACACAAGCTCGATCAGGAGATAGGGAGGATCCGGCAGAAGCACGAAATTCCCCTTGTAGTGAAAATAAGATCGGTTCTATTAAGAATAGGTCGTTGTATTGATGACCAAGAAAAGTATGGAAAAGAAGCAAGCTTCAACGCTCCCCAAGACAACAGAGCCCTCATAGTGGGGAGGGTAAAGAGCATCCAATGCAAAGCGACCTTTCATTCCCTTGTTTCGTCGTGGCACCCCCCCCCCACAAGCACCCCCAGGCGAAGGGGAGACCAGAAAACGCCTTTCATTTTCCCCCCTTCAGCGGCCCTAGCCGCCTTCCTTAACAAGCTGTCGAGCCTCCTTTGCGCCGCCTTCCTCATAGAAGCCGCTGGGTTGACCCCGAAGGCCGAATTCAATGGTAGAGAAGGCTTTAATAAGAATTTGGCCATAAGAGACCTTCTTAAGTATTGCAAAAGAAGGGGCCTGCTGATAGAGCTGGGCGGGGAGGCGATACTAGTTATCAGGTCAGAGAGAGGCCTGGCCCGTAAGCTGGCCCCCTTTAAAAGCCATTCCTTATTAATAAGGATTTGTTACGCGCGATATGCCGACGACTTACTACTGGGAATCGTGGGTGCCGTATTTCTTCTCATAGAAATACAAAAACGTATCACCCACTTCCTACAATCCGGTCTGAACCTTTGGGTAGGCTCTGCAGGATCAACAACCATAGCTGCATGGAGTACGGTAGAATTCCCCGGTACGGTCATTCAGGAAGTCCCCCCGAGGATGACTCCCATACAATTCTTGCGAGAGCTGGAGAAGCGTCTATGGGTAAAGCACCGTATCCATATAACTGCCTGCCACCTACGCTCCGCCATCCATTCCAAGTTTAGGGACCTAGGTTATAGTATCCCTATCAAAGAGCTGACGAAGGGGATGAGCGGAAGAGGTCGTCTACTGGACGCGGTTCAACTAGCGGAGACTCTTGGAAAAGATGGACTAAAAAGTCCCCAAGTTAGCGTATTATGGGGGACCGTCAAGCACATCCGGCAAAGATCGAGGGGGATCTCATTGTTGCATAGCTCAGGTCAGAGTAAGTTGCCATCAGGCGTTCAACAGACAGTCTCACAATCGAGCATGAGTGTCCTGAAGAAGAAATTGTATACTCCCTTTGGTCGGAAGGCGGCGGGGGAAGGAAGGGGACACTGGGCGGGATCTTTCAGCAGCGAATTCCCCATACAAATAGAGGCGCCTATCAAAAAGATACTCCGAAGGCTTCGGGATCGAGGTCTCGTTAGCCGAAGAAGACCCAGGCCAATCCACGTGGCCTCTTTGACCAACGTCAGTGACAGAGACATAGTAAATTGGTCCGCGGGCATCGCGATAAGTCCTCTGTCCTACTACAGGTGCTGCGACAACCTTTACCAAGTCCGAACGATTGTCAACTACCAGTTCCGCTGGTCCGCTATATTCACCCTAGCCCACAAGCACAAATCTTCGGCGCAGAATATAATCCTAAAGTACCCCAAAGACTCACATATAGTCAATCAAGAAGGTGGTAAGACCCTTGCTGAGTTCCCAAACAGCATAGAGCTTGGGAAGCTCGGACTTGGTCAAGATTCGAACAACAATGAAGCACTCAACTACATGTTTAATAAGTAG